A DNA window from Panthera tigris isolate Pti1 chromosome X, P.tigris_Pti1_mat1.1, whole genome shotgun sequence contains the following coding sequences:
- the PLXNB3 gene encoding plexin-B3 isoform X6 → MAPRPPLGPHLLLVLLLCPPPPLAEARHFSAPNTTFNHLALAPGRGTLYVGAVNRLFQLSPELQLEAVAVTGPVFDSPDCVPFRDPADCPQARLTDNANQLLLVSGRAGELVACGQVRQGVCEKRRLDDVAQVLYQAEDPGDGQFVAANAPGVATVGLVVPTPGRDLLLVARGLAGKLSGGVPPLTVRQLAGPQPFSSEGLGRLVVGDFSDYNNSYVGAFANARSAYFVFRRRGARAQAEYRSYVARLCLGDANLYSYVEVPLTCQGQGLIQAAFLAPTTLLGAFAAGPSGAQAALCAFPLSELDGSMDRARRLCYTAGGRGPSGTEEASVEYGVTSRCVALPPDSPESYPCGDEHTPSPIAGRQPLEARPLLQLRQPISAVTGLQADGHTIAVLGDTQGQLHKVFVNGSRGQVYHSQQVGLLGSAISPDLLVDGRGSHLYVLTAQRVDRVPVAACPQFPDCASCLQARDPLCGWCVLQGRCTRKGQCDRAAQANQWLWSYEDSHCPHVQTLLPAHRPRQEQGVVTLSVPRLPTLAMDEYFHCAFGDYDSLAHVEGPHVACLTPPQDQLPLNPPGTDHVTLPLALMFEDVAVAATNFSFYDCSAVQALEAAAPCRACVGSLWRCHWCPRSSRCVYGEHCPEGEVTVYSAQEADVRVRGPGACPRVEGPAGPLLVPVGWESRLALRVRNLQHFGSLPASYHCWLELPGELRRLPASLEETAGDVGLIYCQAQQFYLSMAQQELPVPIYITRGKGQRLDNAHTLHVTLYDCAVGHPDCSRCQAANGSLGCLWCSHGQPACRYGPLCPPGAVELLCPTPSIDAIEPLTGPPEGGLALTIWGSDLGRDFAEVRDAVNVAGRPCSPEPSLYRTSARIVCVTSPAPNGTTGPVQVAIKNRPPGVSTQHFTYQDPVLLSLSPQWGPQAGGTQLTIHGQHLQTGGNVSVFVGGQPCPIREPVCPEAIVCHTMAQASPGEAVVRVVFGHAQRTLPTSPFHYTANPQLVAAEPSVSFRGGGRLIRARGTGLDVVRQPLLSVWLEAPAEMQVAGARPPSSTPTRSCGTPAAAPQACIQLEGGLLQCSTVCSVNSSSLLLCQSPAVPDGAHPQRVFFTLDNVHVDFASASGGQDFLYQPNPRLAPLSREEPARPYRLKPGNVLDVEGQGLNLGISKEEVRVHIGDGECLVKTLTLTHLYCEPPSRAPQPANGSSSLPQFVVQMGNMRLALGPVQYETEPPLSAFPVEAQVGLGMGAAVLIAAVLLLTLMYRHKSKQALRDYQKVLVQLENLEIGVGDQCRKEFTDLMTEMTDLSSDLEASGIPFLDYHTYAERVFFPGRGGCPLQPAPEGPGEEGRRAPVRQGLTQLSNLLNSKLFLITLIHTLEEQPGFSQRDRCHVASLLSLALHGKLEYLTDIMRTLLSDLAAHYVHKNPKLMLRRTETMVEKLLTNWLSICLYAFLKEVAGEPLYMLLRAIQYQVDKGPVDAVTGKAKRTLNDSRLLREDVDFRPLTLMVLVGPRAGGAAGSGAAQRVPARVLDTDTITQVKEKVLDQVYKGTPFSQRPSVHALDLEWRSGLAGHLTLSDEDLTSVTQNHWKRLNTLQHYKVPDGATVRLIPQLHKGGAVSQSLAQSCLLGENTPMLEDGEEGGVHLWHLVKATEEPEGAKARRSSLRERERERARAKAIPEIYLTRLLSMKGTLQKFVDDTFQAILSVNRPVPIAVKYLFDFLDELAEKHGIEDPETLHIWKTNSLLLRFWVNALKNPQLIFDVRVSDNVDAILAVIAQTFIDSCTISEHKVGRAHPYPEQDSPVNKLLYAREIPRYKQMVERYYSDIRQSSPASYQEMNSALAELSGNYTSAPHCLEALQELYNHIHRYYDQIIGALEEDPVGQKMQLACRLQQVAALVENKVTDL, encoded by the exons ATGGCTCCCCGGCCTCCCCTTGGGCCCCACCTCCTGCTCGTGCTGCTGCTGTGCCCGCCGCCGCCCCTGGCCGAGGCCCGTCACTTCTCCGCACCCAACACCACCTTCAACCACTTGGCCCTGGCCCCTGGCCGCGGCACCCTCTATGTGGGCGCCGTGAACCGCCTCTTCCAGCTCAGCCCCGAGCTGCAGCTGGAGGCCGTGGCTGTCACCGGCCCTGTGTTCGACAGTCCCGACTGCGTGCCCTTCCGTGACCCGGCGGACTGCCCGCAGGCCCGGCTCACCGACAACGCCAACCAGCTGCTGCTGGTGAGCGGCCGGGCCGGGGAGCTCGTGGCCTGCGGGCAGGTGCGGCAGGGCGTGTGTGAGAAGCGGCGCCTTGACGATGTGGCCCAGGTGCTGTACCAGGCCGAGGACCCTGGCGACGGGCAGTTCGTGGCCGCCAACGCCCCGGGGGTGGCCACGGTGGGCCTGGTGGTGCCTACGCCAGGCCGGGACCTCCTGCTGGTGGCCAGAGGCCTGGCGGGCAAGCTGTCGGGAGGGGTGCCGCCCCTGACCGTGCGCCAGCTGGCCGGGCCGCAGCCCTTCTCCAGCGAGGGCCTGGGCCGCCTGGTGGTGGGCGACTTCTCGGACTACAACAACAGCTACGTGGGGGCCTTTGCCAACGCCCGCTCCGCCTACTTCGTCTTCCGCCGCCGGGGCGCACGGGCGCAGGCCGAGTACCGCTCCTACGTGGCCCGGCTCTGTCTCGGGGATGCCAACCTTTACTCCTACGTGGaggtgcccctcacctgccaGGGCCAGGGCCTCATCCAGGCTGCCTTCCTCGCCCCGACCACCTTGCTGGGGGCATTTGCCGCAGGCCCCAGCGGGGCGCAGGCGGCCCTGTGCGCCTTTCCCCTGTCTGAGCTGGACGGGAGCATGGACCGGGCCCGGCGCCTTTGCTACACGGCGGGTGGCCGGGGCCCCAGCGGCACGGAGGAGGCCTCCGTGGAGTATGGAGTCACGTCTCGCTGCGTCGCCCTGCCCCCC GACTCCCCCGAGTCATACCCCTGCGGTGACGAGCACACGCCCAGCCCCATTGCTGGCCGCCAGCCCCTGGAGGCCAGGCCGCTGCTGCAGCTCCGGCAGCCCATCAGCGCCGTGACAGGCCTCCAGGCAGATGGGCACACGATAGCTGTCCTGGGGGACACCCAGGGGCAGCTGCATAAG GTCTTTGTCAACGGCTCCCGAGGCCAGGTGTACCACTCCCAGCAAGTGGGGCTTCTGGGCTCAGCTATCAGCCCAGACCTGCTGGTGGACGGCAGGGGCAGCCACCTCTACGTCCTGACTGCCCAGCGG GTGGACCGGGTGCCCGTGGCAGCGTGCCCCCAGTTCCCTGACTGTGCCAGCTGCCTCCAGGCCCGGGACCCGCTGTGTGGCTGGTGCGTCCTCCAGGGCAG GTGTACCCGCAAGGGCCAATGCGACCGAGCAGCCCAGGCCAACCAGTGGCTGTGGAGCTACGAGGACAGCCACTGCCCGCATGTGCAGACCTTGCTGCCGGCCCACCGCCCGCGCCAGGAGCAGGGCGTG GTCACCTTGTCTGTCCCTCGGCTGCCCACCCTGGCCATGGATGAATACTTCCATTGCGCCTTTGGGGACTACGACAGTTTGGCTCACGTGGAAGGGCCCCACGTAGCCTGCCTCACTCCTCCCCAAGATCAGCTGCCTCTGAACCCTCCAGGCACAG ACCACGTCACCTTGCCCCTGGCTTTGATGTTTGAGGACGTGGCCGTGGCCGCCACCAACTTCTCCTTCTACGACTGCAGCGCCGTCCAGGCCTTGGAGGCGGCCGCTCC gtGCCGCGCTTGTGTGGGCAGCCTCTGGCGGTGCCACTGGTGCCCACGGAGCAGCCGCTGTGTGTACGGGGAGCACTGCCCAGAGGGGGAGGTGACCGTCTACAGCGCCCAGGAG GCGGATGTCCGGGTGCGTGGCCCAGGGGCCTGTCCCCGGGTGGAGGGCCCAGCGGGTCCCCTCCTGGTGCCTGTCGGTTGGGAGAGCCGTTTGGCCCTGCGCGTGCGGAACCTTCAGCATTTCgga AGCCTGCCCGCCTCGTACCACTGCTGGCTGGAGCTGCCCGGAGAACTTCGAAGGCTGCCGGCCTCTCTGGAAGAGACGGCCGGGGACGTGGGCCTCATCTACTGCCAGGCCCAGCAG TTCTACCTCTCCATGGCCCAGCAGGAGCTCCCGGTGCCCATCTATATCACCCGGGGCAAGGGGCAACGGCTGGACAATGCCCACACTCTTCATG TGACCCTGTACGACTGTGCCGTGGGCCACCCCGACTGCAGCCGCTGCCAGGCGGCCAACGGAAGCCTGGGCTGTCTGTGGTGCAGCCACGGGCAGCCCGCCTGTCGCTACGGTCCTCTATGCCCCCCCGGGGCCGTGGAGCTGCTGTGTCCCACGCCCAGCATCGACGCA ATCGAGCCCCTGACCGGGCCCCCCGAGGGTGGCTTGGCCCTCACCATCTGGGGCTCCGACCTGGGCCGGGACTTCGCTGAGGTGCGAGACGCCGTGAATGTGGCTGGCCGGCCCTGCAGCCCTGAGCCCTCCCTCTACCGCACCTCTGCCCG GATTGTGTGCGTGACATCCCCTGCTCCCAACGGCACCACAGGGCCAGTCCAAGTGGCCATTAAGAATCGGCCACCAGGCGTCTCGACCCAGCATTTCACCTACCAG GACCCCGTCCTGCTGAGCCTGAGCCCCCAGTGGGGCCCCCAGGCAGGGGGTACCCAGCTCACCATCCACGGGCAGCACCTGCAGACAGGAGGCAACGTCAGCGTCTTTGTGGGTGGACAACCCTGTCCTAT ccGGGAGCCGGTGTGTCCCGAGGCCATTGTGTGCCACACCATGGCCCAGGCCAGCCCAGGAGAAGCTGTGGTTCGAGTGGTGTTTGGCCACGCCCAGCGCACGCTGCCCACCAGCCCGTTCCACTACACCGCCAACCCCCAGCTTGTGGCGGCAGAGCCCAGCGTCAGCTTCCGGGG GGGCGGGCGGCTGATCCGAGCCAGGGGCACGGGCCTGGACGTGGTGCGGCAGCCCCTGCTGTCCGTGTGGCTGGAGGCCCCGGCGGAGATGCAGGTCGCAGGGGCCCGGCCCCCGTCCTCAACCCCGACGAGGAGCTGCGGGACCCCCGCTGCAGCCCCCCAGGCTTGTATCCAGCTCGAGGGAGGCCTGCTGCAG TGCTCCACCGTCTGTTCCGTCAACTCGTCCAGCCTCCTCCTGTGCCAGAGCCCTGCCGTGCCAGATGGGGCGCACCCGCAGCGGGTCTTTTTCACCCTAGACAACGTGCACGTAGACTTCGCCAGCGCCAGCGGGGGCCAGGACTTCCTGTACCAGCCCAACCCCCGCCTGGCCCCCCTCAGCCGCGAGGAGCCCGCCCGCCCCTACCGCCTCAAGCCGGGCAACGTCCTGGACGTGGAG GGCCAGGGCCTCAACCTGGGGATCAGCAAGGAGGAGGTGCGCGTGCACATCGGTGACGGCGAGTGCCTGGTGAAGACCCTCACGCTTACCCACCTCTACTGCGAGCCGCCGTCGCGGGCCCCCCAGCCCGCCAACGGCTCCAGTAGCCTGCCGCAGTTCGTG GTTCAGATGGGCAACATGCGCCTGGCCCTGGGCCCCGTCCAGTACGAGACTGAGCCCCCTCTGTCCGCCTTCCCTGTGGAGGCCCAGGTGGGCCTGGGCATGGGCGCGGCGGTTCTCATTGCCGCTGTACTCCTCCTCACCCTCATGTACAG GCACAAGAGCAAGCAGGCCCTGCGGGACTATCAGAAGGTTCTGGTGCAGCTGGAGAACCTGGAGATTGGCGTGGGCGACCAGTGCCGCAAGGAGTtcacag ACCTGATGACCGAGATGACCGACCTCAGCAGCGACCTGGAGGCCAGCGGGATCCCCTTCCTGGACTACCACACGTATGCCGAGCGAGTCTTCTTCCCAGGGCGCGGCGGCTGCCCACTGCAGCCCGCACCCGAGGGGCCTGGCGAAGAGGGCCGCCGCGCCCCCGTGCGCCAGGGCCTGACGCAGCTCTCCAACCTGCTCAACAGCAAGCTCTTCCTCATCACG ctcATCCACACCCTGGAGGAGCAGCCCGGCTTCTCCCAGCGGGACCGCTGCCACGTGGCTTCTCTGCTGTCTCTGGCGCTGCACGGCAAGCTTGAGTACCTGACTGACATCATGAGGACTCTGCTGAGTGACCTGGCCGCCCATTACGTGCACAAGAACCCCAAGCTCATGCTGCGCAG GACAGAGACCATGGTAGAGAAACTGCTTACCAACTGGCTGTCCATCTGTCTCTACGCCTTCCTGAAG GAGGTGGCCGGTGAGCCGCTGTACATGCTCCTCCGGGCCATCCAGTACCAGGTGGACAAGGGCCCCGTGGACGCCGTGACCGGCAAGGCAAAACGGACCCTGAATGACAGCCGCCTGCTTCGGGAGGATGTGGACTTCCGGCCCCTGACGCTGATGGTGTTGGTGGGCCCCAGGGCCGGCGGGGCCGCGGGGAGCGGTGCGGCACAGCGCGTGCCTGCCCGGGTGCTCGACACAGACACCATCACCCAGGTCAAAGAGAAGGTGTTGGACCAAGTCTACAAGGGCACCCCCTTCTCCCAAAGGCCCTCAGTGCACGCCCTAGACCTCG AGTGGCGTTCGGGCCTCGCTGGTCATCTGACCCTGTCAGATGAGGACCTGACCTCGGTGACCCAGAACCACTGGAAGAGACTCAACACCCTACAGCACTACAAG GTCCCAGACGGAGCCACAGTGAGGCTCATCCCCCAGCTGCACAAGGGAGGCGCCGtctcccagagcctggcccagagctgcCTCTTGGGGGAGA ACACCCCTATGCTGGAGGATGGCGAGGAGGGCGGGGTCCACCTCTGGCACCTGGTGAAAGCCACCGAAGAGCCGGAAGGGGCTAAGGCCCGGCGCAGCAGCCTGAGAGAGCGAGAACGGGAGCGGGCGCGCGCGAAGGCAATTCCAGAAATCTACCTCACCCGCCTGCTCTCCATGAAG GGCACGCTGCAGAAGTTTGTGGACGACACGTTCCAGGCCATCCTCAGCGTGAACAGGCCCGTGCCCATAGCCGTCAAGTACCTGTTCGACTTCCTGGACGAGCTGGCAGAGAAGCATGGCATTGAGGACCCGGAGACCTTGCACATCTGGAAGACTAACAG CCTGCTGTTGCGATTCTGGGTGAACGCCCTGAAGAACCCACAGCTCATCTTTGACGTGCGCGTGTCAGACAACGTGGACGCCATCCTGGCGGTCATCGCCCAAACCTTCATCGACTCCTGCACTATCTCGGAGCATAAAGTGGGCCGG GCCCACCCCTACCCGGAGCAGGACTCCCCAGTGAACAAACTGCTGTATGCCCGGGAGATCCCTCGCTACAAGCAGATGGTGGAGAG ATACTACTCCGACATCCGCCAGAGCTCCCCGGCCAGCTATCAGGAGATGAACTCGGCTCTGGCCGAGCTCTCCGGG AACTACACATCAGCCCCCCACTGCCTGGAAGCTTTGCAAGAGCTCTACAACCACATCCACAGGTATTACGACCAG ATCATCGGTGCCCTGGAGGAGGATCCCGTGGGCCAGAAGATGCAGCTGGCCTGCCGCCTGCAGCAGGTAGCAGCCCTGGTGGAGAACAAAGTGACGGACCTGTGA